In Phycisphaerales bacterium, the following proteins share a genomic window:
- a CDS encoding DUF1559 domain-containing protein, with product MPRLIARRRGFTLIELLVVISIIALLIGLLLPALSQARDAGRRATCLSNMKQIGYGMHFYAKDYDSFVPREGHYYDRRYSSWNPNLSSNIPWPFAFRPYVDKTPGDYYTRMQRGGQGDKFEFLSVYKCPSHPRKEHYIQYVNNGIKFDRSGNRDDLCPATRYEEFQRPSTTLYLSEFTDDESASFAQNNYGPAFSSYGDRGVASWYDIWRGFHINGQNENYDTGRRLSKNRHKTGSNCLFTDSHAELIKDDSMVEKDSWNDWTPRF from the coding sequence ATGCCGCGTCTGATCGCTCGCCGCCGGGGCTTCACCCTCATCGAACTGCTCGTGGTGATCTCCATCATCGCGCTGCTCATCGGCCTGCTGCTGCCGGCCCTGTCGCAGGCGCGCGATGCCGGCCGCCGCGCGACGTGCCTGTCGAACATGAAGCAGATCGGGTACGGCATGCACTTCTACGCGAAGGACTACGACAGCTTCGTGCCGCGTGAGGGGCACTATTACGACCGACGGTACTCAAGTTGGAACCCGAACCTCTCGTCGAACATCCCCTGGCCGTTCGCGTTTCGTCCCTACGTGGACAAGACGCCCGGAGACTACTACACGCGCATGCAGCGCGGCGGGCAGGGCGACAAATTCGAGTTCCTGAGCGTGTACAAGTGCCCTTCGCATCCCCGCAAGGAGCACTACATCCAGTATGTGAACAACGGCATCAAGTTCGATCGCAGCGGAAACCGCGATGACCTTTGTCCAGCCACCCGCTACGAGGAGTTCCAACGTCCATCGACGACGCTCTACTTGTCAGAGTTCACGGACGACGAATCGGCGTCATTCGCGCAGAACAACTACGGCCCGGCATTCTCGAGTTACGGCGATCGCGGCGTCGCCTCGTGGTACGACATCTGGCGCGGCTTCCATATCAACGGACAGAATGAGAACTACGACACGGGCCGCCGCCTCTCCAAAAACCGCCACAAGACAGGGTCGAACTGCCTCTTCACTGACAGCCATGCTGAACTGATCAAGGACGACAGCATGGTCGAGAAGGACTCCTGGAACGACTGGACGCCCCGCTTCTAG
- a CDS encoding DUF1559 domain-containing protein: MHRATRGRSGFTLIELLVVVSLIALLIALLLPALAQARRAAQRTGCLSNLRQIGCGIQFYTRDFNDFVPREGHYFDRAAPSWARKPASSIPWAFAFRPYVDPSSPGDYYKRMQRGGEGDRFEFLSVYKCPSHPRREHFIQYAVNGIKFDRTGGRDELATATTLDEFRRPAETIYLSEFTDDESASFAANAYGVAYTNWGDRGVASWYDFWEGVHISSPLENYDRGRRLSSNRHGSGSNALFADGHARLIDAEVLVTRDAWNDWTPRF, translated from the coding sequence ATGCATCGCGCCACTCGCGGACGATCCGGTTTCACGCTGATCGAACTGCTCGTCGTCGTTTCGCTGATCGCGCTGCTCATCGCGCTGCTCCTGCCGGCGCTGGCGCAGGCGCGGCGGGCGGCGCAGCGGACGGGTTGCCTCTCCAACCTGCGGCAGATCGGCTGCGGCATCCAGTTCTACACCCGCGACTTCAACGACTTCGTGCCGCGCGAAGGGCACTACTTCGACCGGGCGGCGCCGTCGTGGGCTCGGAAGCCCGCTTCGAGCATTCCGTGGGCGTTTGCCTTTCGCCCCTATGTCGATCCATCGTCTCCTGGCGACTACTACAAGCGCATGCAGCGCGGCGGCGAAGGGGACCGCTTCGAATTTCTGAGCGTGTACAAGTGCCCCTCGCACCCACGGCGCGAGCACTTCATCCAGTACGCCGTGAACGGAATCAAATTCGACCGCACCGGCGGGCGCGATGAACTGGCCACGGCCACCACGCTCGACGAGTTCCGCCGGCCCGCCGAGACGATTTACCTGTCCGAATTCACCGATGACGAGTCGGCATCTTTTGCCGCCAACGCTTACGGGGTGGCGTACACGAACTGGGGCGACCGGGGCGTGGCGTCGTGGTACGACTTCTGGGAAGGCGTCCACATCAGTTCGCCGCTCGAGAACTACGATCGCGGCCGGCGCCTGTCGAGCAATCGGCACGGCAGCGGCTCGAACGCGCTGTTTGCAGACGGGCACGCCCGGCTCATCGACGCGGAGGTGCTGGTGACGCGAGACGCGTGGAACGACTGGACGCCGCGCTTCTGA
- a CDS encoding molybdopterin-dependent oxidoreductase, producing MGTITINGKPCAFEGAPSILQVALDNGIDIPRYCYHEGLSVVASCRICLAEVWAPNPKSGQLEAIPRLLPTCQTPCGDGQLVRTDSPKSIANQKAVMEYLLINHPLDCPICDQAGECYLQDYSYEYGRGESRFEEAKIKQPKKDVGPHIYLYSDRCIMCSRCVRFTREVTGTAELCVVGRGAAEQIDLFPGKALDNELSGNVADICPVGALLDKDFLFAQRVWLLTKTPSIDGITASGDNISIEHNDGRIYRVKPRRNLAVNKWWISDEVRYGWDFVHRDDRINEPRRAQYGDQVSTSFTAAYDEIHDRLSTVVAGGGKVAALISPMLPCEEAYLMGKWMRGLCSEPVQPILGVGPVPVSGEEKTFPPGASPSDKNAFTIRAEKAPNARGVRRVLKGFNRLDGDTAQPPEFEQWLAAIKNAEAVVLTGNYPSEWVTKDLAKALSRKFVVLIDTLPNDFTAKANVVLPGATWAEKSGTFENVNGLLQTFEQAIPPRERCRSEGQIFSDLLARRAAGANGHGLPRYNAATVREEMARELQLTEFTTDVHAPLAGSFIESDMELVDL from the coding sequence ATGGGCACGATCACGATCAACGGCAAGCCGTGCGCGTTTGAGGGCGCTCCTTCGATCCTCCAGGTGGCGCTGGACAACGGCATCGACATCCCCCGCTACTGCTACCACGAGGGGCTCAGCGTGGTCGCGTCGTGCCGCATCTGCCTGGCCGAAGTCTGGGCGCCCAACCCGAAGTCCGGCCAGCTCGAGGCGATTCCGCGCCTGCTGCCGACCTGCCAGACGCCCTGCGGCGACGGGCAGCTGGTCCGCACCGACAGCCCCAAATCGATCGCCAACCAGAAAGCGGTGATGGAGTACCTGCTCATCAACCACCCGCTGGACTGCCCGATCTGCGACCAGGCCGGCGAGTGCTACCTGCAGGATTACTCCTACGAATACGGCCGAGGCGAATCCCGCTTTGAAGAGGCGAAGATCAAGCAGCCCAAGAAGGACGTCGGGCCGCACATCTACCTCTACAGCGACCGCTGCATCATGTGCAGCCGGTGCGTGCGCTTCACGCGCGAAGTGACGGGAACGGCGGAGCTGTGCGTCGTCGGGCGCGGGGCCGCCGAGCAGATCGACCTGTTTCCGGGCAAGGCGCTGGACAACGAACTTTCGGGCAACGTGGCGGACATCTGCCCGGTTGGCGCGCTGCTCGACAAGGATTTCCTCTTCGCCCAGCGCGTCTGGCTGCTCACGAAGACACCGAGCATCGACGGCATCACCGCGTCGGGCGACAACATCTCCATCGAACACAACGACGGGCGGATCTACCGCGTCAAGCCGCGGCGCAACCTCGCCGTCAACAAGTGGTGGATCAGCGACGAGGTGCGCTACGGCTGGGACTTCGTCCACCGCGACGATCGCATCAACGAGCCGCGGCGCGCGCAGTACGGCGACCAGGTGAGCACGAGCTTCACCGCGGCTTATGACGAGATCCACGACCGGCTCTCGACGGTCGTCGCGGGCGGCGGCAAGGTGGCGGCGCTCATCAGCCCGATGCTGCCGTGCGAAGAGGCGTATCTCATGGGCAAGTGGATGCGCGGGCTGTGCAGCGAGCCGGTCCAGCCGATCCTGGGCGTCGGGCCGGTGCCGGTCAGCGGCGAAGAGAAGACGTTTCCGCCGGGCGCTTCGCCTTCGGATAAGAACGCGTTCACCATCCGCGCCGAGAAAGCGCCAAATGCGCGCGGCGTGCGGCGCGTGCTCAAGGGATTCAACCGGCTCGACGGCGACACCGCCCAGCCGCCGGAGTTTGAGCAGTGGCTGGCGGCGATCAAGAACGCCGAGGCGGTGGTCTTGACGGGCAACTATCCCAGCGAATGGGTAACCAAGGACCTCGCCAAGGCCCTGAGCCGCAAGTTCGTCGTGCTCATCGACACGTTGCCCAATGACTTCACGGCCAAGGCGAACGTGGTGCTGCCCGGCGCGACATGGGCGGAAAAGAGCGGGACGTTCGAAAACGTGAACGGCCTGCTGCAGACATTTGAGCAGGCGATTCCGCCGCGCGAGCGCTGCCGGAGCGAAGGGCAGATCTTCAGCGACCTGCTGGCCCGCCGCGCTGCGGGCGCCAACGGCCACGGCCTGCCGCGCTACAACGCCGCGACGGTGCGAGAGGAGATGGCGCGCGAGTTGCAGTTGACGGAATTCACGACGGATGTGCACGCGCCCCTCGCGGGCTCGTTCATCGAATCAGACATGGAACTCGTCGACCTGTAG
- a CDS encoding phosphoribosylformylglycinamidine synthase subunit PurQ, producing the protein MKPNTLIIRAAGTNCDRELAHAFDSAGAATQLIHLNVLMDQPELLDRFDLLGVPGGFSYGDDVAAGKIQALLMKERLYPALRRCIERGVPIFAPCNGFQALVKMGLLPGPARGQAWPTDRPPAQSVTLLDNAGGCFIDRWVNVEIEPQCPCIWTQKLDDVGGELVLPIAHGEGRFIADPDTLAALEAEHFIALRYAEGHNVNGSMNRIAGICDASGLIFGLMPHPERFTRWIQHPRWTRLDQSALSGTPLGLAMFRNAVRHAQAQRV; encoded by the coding sequence ATGAAGCCGAACACACTGATCATCCGGGCGGCGGGAACGAACTGCGATCGCGAGCTCGCGCACGCCTTTGACAGTGCCGGCGCCGCAACGCAGTTGATCCACCTCAACGTGCTCATGGACCAGCCGGAGCTGCTCGACCGCTTCGATCTGCTCGGCGTGCCGGGCGGGTTCAGTTACGGCGACGACGTGGCAGCCGGGAAGATCCAGGCGCTGCTCATGAAAGAGCGGCTGTATCCGGCGTTGCGGCGCTGCATCGAGCGCGGCGTGCCGATCTTTGCGCCGTGCAACGGTTTTCAGGCGCTGGTCAAAATGGGCCTGCTGCCGGGCCCGGCGCGCGGGCAAGCCTGGCCGACCGACCGGCCCCCGGCGCAGAGCGTCACGCTGCTGGACAACGCCGGCGGGTGCTTCATCGACCGCTGGGTCAACGTCGAAATCGAGCCGCAGTGCCCGTGCATCTGGACGCAGAAGCTCGATGACGTCGGCGGCGAACTGGTCCTGCCCATTGCGCACGGCGAGGGGCGCTTCATCGCCGACCCCGACACGCTCGCGGCGCTCGAAGCGGAGCACTTCATCGCGCTGCGCTACGCCGAGGGGCACAACGTAAACGGCTCAATGAACCGCATCGCCGGCATCTGCGACGCCAGCGGGCTGATCTTCGGCCTCATGCCGCATCCGGAACGGTTTACCCGGTGGATTCAGCACCCCCGCTGGACGCGGCTGGATCAATCGGCCCTTTCGGGTACGCCGCTCGGACTGGCGATGTTCCGCAATGCCGTGCGCCACGCCCAGGCGCAGCGCGTGTAA
- a CDS encoding HDIG domain-containing protein, which produces MTRTNTTRVTRRGGRPQLPGRREEFRRTRSPADRRPPATWRDRPEILIALGIAALYVLGAASLIVWSRGQAMLSAGLIMRDTFAARVSFNVLDESRTRAQKEVAMQQAPRIYTEVEKVTGPLRQSILGLPRAVANRASLSEVNETLVRSFNLTPQALGALHQFTDETGETKPEWSSLVDQFFDRTVYRRPIIDSDRWQLEPTLTPVPIHLRLASGETRTVSVSDFVDAEGEAPEGVRESVIRIFPEPLRAPILHRLLAEQQPTFQFDEAATQLTARRNADAVPNQWNTHKRGEVLYTRGERLTNEQVQLVTAEHAAYLDNLQALPRWIGRLGIAGLVALIAGSLGAYLSIFYSTVLNRPRHLLSMSVMSVAALLLTVLAARAMPQALVLAILAPTLLLTVIVHVAFGRQMAIGVSAIHALIVCFALDLRISALILLVVGSCVIVACLRDIRDRHTLVRAGVMTGAVLGVGAILRSIWSLPMTEPAPFWQAALYDGLFAASAGVLVGVFALGVLSTIERVFDVTTGLTLVELRDPKHELLRELQQRAPGTWNHSLQVATIAETAAEAIGANSLLTYVGSLYHDIGKMSKPQYFVENQDDGLNRHEKLSPAMSLLLIVGHVKDGLEMAREWGLPKPIHHFIEAHHGTTLVEYFYQVAKERAESGKTHDDVNEVAYRYPGPRPRTKEVAIVMLADASESASRALPDFSPTRIEQLVRSMGQKRLLDHQFDECNLTLRELTLIEDSIIKSLCAIRHARIVYPSQQVERETAEREQTPPTPAATA; this is translated from the coding sequence ATGACCCGCACGAATACCACGCGCGTGACGCGCCGCGGCGGGCGGCCGCAACTGCCCGGCCGGCGCGAGGAGTTCCGCCGCACGCGCTCGCCGGCCGATCGCCGCCCGCCCGCGACATGGCGCGACCGCCCCGAGATTCTCATTGCGCTGGGGATCGCGGCGTTGTATGTACTGGGTGCGGCGAGCCTGATCGTCTGGTCGCGCGGCCAGGCGATGCTCAGCGCGGGCCTGATCATGCGCGACACCTTCGCCGCGCGCGTGTCCTTCAACGTCCTCGACGAAAGCCGCACGCGCGCCCAGAAGGAAGTGGCGATGCAGCAGGCGCCGCGCATCTACACCGAGGTCGAGAAGGTGACCGGGCCGCTGCGCCAGTCGATTCTCGGCCTGCCGCGCGCCGTCGCCAACCGCGCTTCGCTCTCGGAAGTGAATGAAACGCTGGTGCGCTCGTTCAATCTGACGCCGCAGGCGTTGGGAGCGCTGCATCAGTTCACCGACGAAACCGGCGAGACGAAGCCGGAGTGGTCGTCGCTCGTCGATCAGTTCTTCGATCGCACGGTATACCGCCGGCCCATCATCGACAGCGACCGCTGGCAGCTCGAGCCCACGCTTACCCCCGTGCCCATTCACCTCAGGCTGGCCAGCGGCGAGACGCGGACCGTGTCCGTCTCCGATTTTGTCGATGCAGAGGGCGAGGCCCCCGAAGGCGTGCGCGAGAGTGTGATTCGCATCTTTCCCGAGCCGCTGCGGGCGCCGATTCTCCATCGGCTGCTCGCCGAGCAGCAGCCGACGTTCCAGTTCGACGAGGCGGCGACGCAACTGACGGCCCGGCGCAACGCCGACGCCGTGCCCAACCAGTGGAACACGCACAAGCGCGGGGAAGTGCTCTACACGAGGGGCGAACGGCTGACGAATGAGCAGGTGCAACTCGTGACCGCCGAGCACGCCGCCTATCTCGACAATCTGCAGGCGCTGCCGCGCTGGATCGGCCGCCTTGGCATCGCCGGACTGGTGGCGCTCATCGCCGGATCGCTCGGAGCGTATCTCTCGATCTTCTACTCGACGGTGCTCAACCGCCCGCGACACCTGCTGTCGATGTCGGTCATGAGCGTCGCCGCGCTGCTGCTGACCGTCCTGGCGGCCCGCGCCATGCCGCAAGCACTGGTGCTGGCGATTCTGGCGCCGACGCTGCTGCTTACGGTGATCGTGCACGTCGCTTTCGGCCGGCAGATGGCCATCGGCGTCAGCGCCATTCACGCGCTGATCGTGTGCTTTGCCCTCGATCTGCGCATCAGCGCCCTGATCCTGCTCGTGGTCGGCTCCTGCGTCATCGTCGCGTGCCTGCGCGACATCCGCGACCGGCACACGCTGGTGCGTGCCGGGGTCATGACCGGAGCGGTGCTGGGCGTGGGCGCGATTCTGCGCTCCATCTGGTCGCTGCCGATGACCGAGCCCGCGCCGTTCTGGCAGGCAGCGCTCTACGACGGCCTCTTTGCCGCGTCGGCAGGGGTGCTCGTCGGCGTGTTCGCGCTGGGCGTTCTCTCGACGATCGAGCGGGTGTTCGACGTCACCACCGGCCTGACGCTTGTCGAACTGCGGGACCCCAAGCACGAACTGCTGCGTGAACTCCAGCAGCGCGCCCCGGGCACCTGGAACCACTCGCTGCAGGTGGCCACCATCGCCGAGACCGCCGCCGAAGCGATCGGCGCCAATTCGCTGCTGACCTACGTCGGCTCACTCTACCACGACATCGGCAAGATGAGCAAGCCGCAGTACTTCGTCGAGAACCAGGACGACGGGCTCAACCGCCACGAGAAACTCAGCCCGGCCATGAGCCTGCTGCTCATTGTCGGCCACGTCAAAGACGGCCTGGAAATGGCCCGCGAGTGGGGTTTGCCCAAGCCGATCCACCACTTCATCGAAGCCCACCACGGCACGACGCTCGTCGAGTACTTCTACCAGGTCGCCAAGGAGCGGGCCGAGTCGGGCAAGACGCACGACGACGTGAACGAAGTGGCCTATCGCTACCCCGGTCCGCGGCCGCGCACCAAAGAAGTGGCGATCGTGATGCTCGCCGACGCATCCGAGTCGGCGTCGCGCGCTCTGCCAGACTTCTCGCCGACGCGCATCGAGCAACTCGTCCGAAGCATGGGGCAGAAGCGCCTGCTCGACCATCAGTTTGACGAGTGCAACCTGACGCTGCGCGAACTCACGCTGATCGAAGACTCGATCATCAAGTCGCTCTGCGCCATTCGACATGCACGCATCGTCTATCCGTCGCAGCAGGTCGAGCGAGAAACCGCTGAACGCGAGCAGACTCCGCCCACACCGGCCGCCACGGCCTGA
- a CDS encoding PhoH family protein, with the protein MLERTLKIPPGIDRTTLLGSSDRNLKMIREALGVHITAAQDGRVVLRGDEAAVNKAAAVVEHLARLAQSRQSLSREQVLEAIVSAPEAPRVDETLVGDDLPAWDGLINVYASGRPVRPKTPNQDLYLEAIRTNDLVFGVGPAGTGKTYLAVAAAVHMLKTGRVKRLVLARPAVEAGERLGFLPGDLQQKVNPYLRPLFDALGDMLDYQSLQRFIANDVVEIIPLAFMRGRTLNDAAIILDEAQNATISQMMMFLTRTGRRSKCIVTGDPSQVDLDDPSQSGLIDAVRRLHRIRGVETVALGREDIVRHRLVQQIVEAYGSEAVSRASKPERPFRAGPAESPPRRPAESEVAP; encoded by the coding sequence TTGCTCGAACGCACGCTCAAGATTCCTCCAGGCATCGATCGCACGACCCTGCTCGGCTCCTCCGACAGGAACCTCAAGATGATCCGCGAAGCGCTGGGTGTTCACATCACGGCCGCCCAGGACGGCCGCGTCGTCCTGCGGGGCGATGAGGCAGCGGTCAACAAGGCCGCCGCGGTGGTCGAACATCTCGCGCGCCTGGCGCAGAGCCGCCAGTCATTATCGCGCGAGCAAGTGCTCGAGGCCATCGTGTCGGCACCGGAAGCCCCGCGCGTGGATGAAACGCTCGTGGGCGATGATCTGCCCGCGTGGGACGGCCTGATCAATGTCTACGCCTCCGGCCGGCCCGTGCGTCCAAAGACGCCCAATCAGGACCTCTACCTCGAGGCCATACGAACCAACGACCTCGTCTTCGGCGTGGGACCGGCCGGAACGGGTAAGACCTACCTCGCCGTCGCCGCCGCGGTGCACATGCTCAAAACCGGCCGCGTGAAGCGCCTCGTTCTAGCGCGGCCCGCGGTCGAGGCTGGCGAGCGGCTCGGCTTTCTGCCCGGTGATCTGCAGCAGAAGGTCAACCCCTACCTGCGCCCGCTTTTCGATGCACTGGGCGACATGCTCGATTACCAGTCGCTGCAGCGCTTCATCGCCAACGACGTGGTCGAGATCATCCCGCTGGCGTTCATGCGCGGCCGCACGCTTAACGACGCCGCGATCATTCTCGACGAAGCCCAGAACGCCACTATTTCTCAAATGATGATGTTCCTCACGCGCACCGGCCGGCGCAGCAAGTGCATCGTGACCGGCGATCCGAGTCAGGTGGACCTGGATGACCCGAGCCAATCGGGCCTCATCGACGCGGTTCGCCGCCTGCACCGCATCCGAGGCGTGGAGACGGTCGCGCTGGGTCGCGAGGACATCGTGCGCCACCGCCTCGTGCAGCAGATTGTCGAGGCCTACGGCTCTGAAGCCGTGTCGCGGGCCAGCAAACCCGAGCGGCCCTTCCGCGCCGGGCCTGCGGAGAGTCCGCCGCGCCGGCCGGCCGAGAGCGAGGTGGCGCCATGA